A single genomic interval of Microbacterium hydrocarbonoxydans harbors:
- a CDS encoding universal stress protein: MTDNTSTASEEAVQNATLQKAVIVGMQPGQPARVIEEAARFARLFRVPLVVAHVDVTRFVTYEDPDGYVHSAPIDINFDAGTAEFEAVQSEAAAALDGTGLTWTARQLVGDPALAIKQLANKLDAQLIVVGTRKRGIGESIREFFTGSVAARLAHRQHRSVLVVPLQEPVPDEQPEIWTE; encoded by the coding sequence ATGACCGACAACACCTCCACGGCTTCGGAAGAGGCCGTCCAGAACGCGACACTGCAGAAAGCGGTGATCGTGGGGATGCAGCCGGGGCAACCCGCCCGCGTCATCGAGGAGGCCGCGCGATTCGCTCGGCTGTTCCGGGTGCCGCTCGTGGTCGCCCACGTCGATGTGACCCGGTTCGTGACCTATGAGGATCCCGACGGGTACGTGCATTCGGCACCGATCGACATCAACTTCGATGCGGGCACCGCGGAGTTCGAGGCGGTGCAGTCCGAGGCGGCCGCCGCACTCGACGGCACGGGCCTGACCTGGACGGCGCGCCAGCTGGTGGGCGACCCTGCTCTCGCCATCAAGCAGCTCGCCAACAAGCTCGATGCGCAGCTCATCGTCGTCGGCACGCGCAAGCGTGGGATCGGAGAGTCGATCCGGGAGTTCTTCACCGGCTCGGTGGCCGCGCGCCTCGCTCATCGCCAGCATCGGTCCGTGCTCGTGGTGCCGCTGCAGGAGCCGGTTCCCGACGAGCAGCCGGAGATCTGGACGGAATAG